Proteins from a genomic interval of Lacticaseibacillus pabuli:
- the abc-f gene encoding ribosomal protection-like ABC-F family protein produces MSTIQITNLTFAYPGQDNIFTNQNLTFDSNWKLGLTGRNGRGKTTLLNLLRGELTGSGTITMPLTPVYFPQHVADPSLDAWQVADNVTTAELWQVQRELTQMNVDEEILYRPFSSLSGGEQTKVLLAATFANDTGFPLLDEPTNHLDIAGRKQIGTYLHNKQTGFIVIAHDRAFLEAATDHTLTIEKQQLVLTQGNFAAYEQAKQRKDQTEYAEQSKLRKDIGRLKETAAAKRTWSAGREADKSGNPHEFRSGSVNNKGFIGARAARVMQKAKNLEHRMDKEIAGKEELLKNVEFIDPLKMNYVPDHHDVLLRVRDVQLSYAGKPLFAPVTFELKRGDRLALVGPNGSGKSSLIAAILGQFQGDITGEIDLAQTATRSLVRQMYPDNTGSLTDFAEKRGLSYEDLLSNLKKLGVERSVFTTPIESMSAGQQKKVELAASLATPSGLYIWDEPLNYLDVFNQDQLSELITSVQPTMLLTEHDRDFIQKVATHTVELKPL; encoded by the coding sequence ATGTCCACAATTCAAATCACCAACCTCACCTTCGCCTACCCAGGCCAAGACAACATCTTCACCAACCAAAACCTCACGTTCGACAGCAACTGGAAGCTCGGGCTCACCGGGCGCAACGGCCGCGGCAAGACGACACTGCTGAACCTGCTGCGGGGCGAGCTCACCGGCAGCGGCACCATCACCATGCCGCTCACCCCCGTGTACTTTCCGCAACACGTCGCGGACCCCAGTCTTGATGCCTGGCAAGTCGCCGATAACGTCACAACAGCCGAGCTCTGGCAGGTGCAGCGCGAGCTCACCCAGATGAATGTCGATGAGGAAATCCTTTACCGCCCATTCAGCAGTCTGTCCGGTGGTGAACAAACCAAGGTCCTGTTGGCGGCAACCTTCGCCAACGACACCGGTTTCCCATTGCTCGACGAACCAACCAACCATCTGGATATCGCGGGGCGCAAGCAAATCGGCACCTACTTGCACAATAAACAGACCGGGTTCATCGTCATCGCGCACGACCGGGCCTTCCTCGAAGCAGCCACCGACCACACGCTGACCATTGAGAAGCAGCAGCTCGTCCTCACGCAAGGTAACTTCGCGGCATACGAACAAGCCAAGCAGCGCAAGGACCAGACGGAATACGCCGAGCAATCCAAGTTGCGTAAGGATATCGGCCGCCTCAAGGAAACTGCCGCGGCCAAACGGACCTGGAGTGCCGGTCGTGAAGCAGATAAGTCCGGTAACCCACACGAATTCCGCAGCGGCAGTGTCAACAACAAGGGCTTCATTGGTGCCCGTGCCGCCCGCGTGATGCAAAAGGCTAAAAACCTGGAACATCGCATGGACAAAGAAATTGCGGGGAAGGAAGAGCTCCTGAAAAACGTCGAGTTCATCGACCCACTCAAGATGAATTACGTCCCAGATCACCATGACGTGCTTCTGCGCGTGCGTGATGTACAATTGAGCTACGCGGGCAAGCCACTATTTGCCCCTGTCACCTTCGAGCTGAAGCGCGGCGACCGGCTGGCGCTAGTCGGGCCCAATGGTAGCGGCAAGAGTTCCCTCATTGCGGCCATCCTCGGTCAATTTCAAGGCGACATCACCGGCGAGATTGACCTGGCGCAAACCGCGACCCGTAGCCTTGTCCGCCAAATGTACCCCGATAACACGGGTAGTCTGACCGACTTTGCCGAGAAACGGGGCTTATCCTATGAAGACCTGCTCAGCAACCTCAAGAAACTGGGCGTTGAGCGCAGCGTCTTCACCACGCCAATCGAATCAATGTCAGCCGGCCAGCAAAAGAAAGTCGAGCTCGCGGCAAGCCTCGCCACACCGTCTGGCCTGTACATCTGGGACGAGCCGCTGAACTACCTGGACGTGTTCAACCAGGACCAGCTCAGCGAACTCATCACCAGCGTGCAGCCGACGATGCTACTAACGGAACACGACCGCGACTTTATCCAAAAGGTCGCGACGCACACCGTCGAACTCAAACCACTTTAG
- a CDS encoding excinuclease ABC subunit UvrA, whose protein sequence is MANKKIPNAIEVRGAHVNNLRGVDVDIPLHELVAVTGRSGSGKSSLAMGVLYAEGMRRYVSALSTYTRRRLGQTGKPDVESIEHIPSAIALRQRPTVPGVRSTVGTSTEALNVIRLSFSRLGSPRCPNGHQVPPTLKIAQAMDLPNKAGSGMGMITCPTCGVQFMAFSAEDFAFNSAGACPDCGGTGFAKTLDESLLIPDQTKTIREGAVASWRLPGRNFMMFVAQQIGIDIDTPFKDLPDDQREMVWNGPRKKYAINIPSKTGKIFHMDNAQFENAHAAVLDSMATTTNERAIERLDRFYRFGVCPTCHGSRFKPELMTQLLAGKTIAEVSDMTLTELGQFVDVIYKQLPADMQELAHAILSELTQILRPLAELGLGYLQLSRVGNSLSTGELQRIQLSRTLRTQTTGVLYVLDEPSIGLHAANVQGLIDVMRGLVDQGNSVIVVDHDPAIIAAADHVLEIGPGAGALGGRLINQGSPAEIEAAPDSLIAPFLNGTADLIARPQKTVAELAKTKHYGVTVTDRFNLHNMRAELPTHAFSVVSGFSGAGKSTYVFDALVPALNASKHKPAPSWTTDLERGGIRRVVAIDASPVGKNVRSTVATYTDIQDKLRALFAAQPLAKERGYSASHFSYNVAAGACPTCGGTGLINLDIQYLPDMQEECPTCHGRRYKPEVLDVKWENRSIADILELSVDDAIEQLQDESGIETTLHTLHDLGLGYLHLGESAPALSGGEAQRLKLTAHIGRKLTGTLFVFDEPSVGLHPLDVQVLLQVFQRLLDQGGTVLAIEHDLDVIVNADFVLDIGPGGGSEGGKIVATGTPVQVAAAKSGHTAPYLREELLHYGIIKA, encoded by the coding sequence ATGGCAAATAAAAAAATTCCGAATGCAATCGAGGTCCGCGGGGCGCACGTTAACAACCTGCGCGGCGTGGATGTGGACATTCCATTGCATGAACTCGTCGCGGTCACCGGACGCTCAGGTTCCGGCAAGTCCTCACTCGCGATGGGGGTGCTCTACGCCGAGGGGATGCGGCGTTACGTCAGCGCGCTGTCGACGTACACGCGCCGGCGCTTGGGCCAAACGGGTAAGCCGGACGTCGAGAGCATCGAACATATTCCGAGTGCCATCGCGTTGCGGCAACGGCCGACTGTGCCGGGTGTTCGCTCGACAGTTGGGACCAGCACCGAGGCACTGAACGTTATTCGCTTGTCGTTCTCGCGTTTGGGCAGTCCGCGCTGTCCAAATGGTCACCAGGTGCCGCCAACGTTGAAGATTGCCCAGGCCATGGACCTACCAAACAAGGCGGGGAGTGGGATGGGAATGATCACCTGCCCAACGTGCGGCGTGCAATTTATGGCGTTTTCGGCCGAAGATTTTGCCTTTAACTCTGCCGGCGCCTGCCCCGATTGTGGCGGGACTGGTTTTGCCAAAACGTTGGACGAAAGCCTCCTGATTCCGGATCAGACCAAAACGATTCGCGAGGGGGCGGTGGCTTCATGGCGCTTGCCTGGCCGCAACTTCATGATGTTCGTTGCCCAGCAGATTGGCATCGATATCGACACCCCGTTCAAGGATTTGCCAGATGACCAGCGCGAGATGGTGTGGAACGGACCCCGTAAAAAGTACGCCATCAACATTCCTAGCAAGACCGGCAAGATCTTTCATATGGATAACGCCCAGTTCGAAAACGCCCACGCCGCGGTGCTGGATTCAATGGCCACGACGACCAACGAGCGCGCAATCGAACGGCTCGACCGCTTCTACCGCTTTGGCGTCTGCCCGACCTGCCACGGTAGTCGGTTTAAGCCAGAACTGATGACGCAGCTGCTGGCGGGCAAGACGATTGCGGAAGTCAGTGACATGACGCTGACCGAACTCGGCCAGTTTGTTGACGTCATTTACAAGCAGCTGCCCGCTGACATGCAGGAGCTCGCACACGCAATTTTGAGCGAACTAACGCAGATTCTGCGGCCATTAGCAGAGCTCGGACTGGGCTACCTGCAGCTGAGTCGCGTGGGAAACAGCCTGTCCACAGGTGAATTGCAGCGGATTCAGCTGAGTCGCACGCTACGCACGCAGACAACGGGGGTACTGTACGTGCTCGATGAACCGTCAATTGGGCTGCACGCGGCGAACGTGCAGGGGTTGATTGATGTCATGCGCGGTCTGGTGGATCAGGGCAATTCTGTGATTGTCGTCGACCATGATCCTGCGATTATCGCGGCAGCGGACCACGTGTTGGAAATTGGGCCTGGCGCTGGGGCGTTAGGTGGTCGACTGATTAATCAGGGTAGTCCTGCAGAAATCGAAGCAGCGCCGGACAGTCTGATTGCACCATTCTTGAATGGGACGGCTGACCTCATTGCCCGGCCACAGAAGACGGTGGCGGAGCTCGCTAAGACCAAGCATTATGGCGTCACCGTGACGGACCGGTTTAACTTGCACAACATGCGTGCTGAACTCCCAACACATGCGTTCTCGGTCGTTTCCGGATTTTCTGGCGCCGGCAAGTCAACTTACGTGTTCGACGCCCTCGTCCCTGCTTTGAACGCATCCAAGCATAAACCGGCACCAAGCTGGACGACCGACCTGGAGCGCGGCGGCATTCGCCGTGTCGTTGCGATTGATGCCAGTCCAGTCGGCAAAAACGTGCGCTCGACCGTTGCGACGTATACCGATATTCAGGATAAGTTACGCGCCTTGTTTGCCGCGCAGCCACTCGCCAAAGAGCGCGGCTACTCAGCCAGCCACTTCTCGTATAACGTTGCGGCGGGCGCCTGCCCAACGTGCGGCGGGACGGGGCTGATTAATCTCGACATTCAGTACCTGCCCGATATGCAGGAGGAGTGCCCGACGTGCCACGGCCGGCGGTACAAGCCGGAAGTCCTCGACGTCAAGTGGGAGAACCGCAGCATCGCTGACATCCTGGAGCTTTCCGTTGATGACGCGATTGAGCAGTTGCAGGACGAAAGTGGCATTGAAACCACGCTCCACACCCTGCACGACTTGGGCCTGGGTTACTTGCATCTAGGTGAAAGTGCGCCCGCGTTGTCCGGTGGTGAGGCGCAACGGCTGAAGCTGACCGCGCACATCGGTCGGAAGTTGACCGGGACGCTGTTTGTCTTTGACGAACCGTCTGTTGGGCTCCACCCACTGGATGTGCAGGTGCTGTTGCAGGTCTTCCAGCGCTTGCTGGATCAGGGCGGCACGGTGCTGGCGATTGAACATGACTTGGATGTGATTGTGAACGCAGACTTTGTGCTCGACATTGGCCCAGGTGGTGGTAGCGAAGGCGGCAAGATTGTGGCCACCGGAACGCCGGTCCAGGTTGCGGCAGCTAAGTCGGGACACACGGCGCCGTATTTGCGTGAGGAACTGCTGCATTATGGGATTATTAAAGCTTAA
- a CDS encoding AbrB/MazE/SpoVT family DNA-binding domain-containing protein, which produces MVKARIKKWGNSSAIIIPKSILAQLGVVNPDEQQMNMEVVDNKLVLEPIKMPDSIQELFAGFDYETYNQNLTGDAVVDFGEPQGDELSS; this is translated from the coding sequence ATGGTTAAAGCACGGATAAAGAAGTGGGGCAATTCGTCAGCAATTATCATTCCCAAGTCAATACTTGCTCAGCTCGGCGTGGTGAATCCAGATGAGCAGCAGATGAACATGGAAGTGGTAGACAATAAGCTTGTTCTCGAGCCTATAAAGATGCCTGATTCAATTCAAGAGTTGTTCGCGGGTTTTGATTACGAAACTTACAATCAGAATCTGACAGGTGACGCAGTGGTTGATTTTGGTGAGCCTCAGGGCGATGAACTTAGCAGTTAA
- a CDS encoding NAD(P)H-binding protein: MRIIVIGASGRVGQDVVKDLQANGDHVIATSRHPQNLGDEQIALDLHEEAGELAKQLPDADAIVFTAGSGGRDLMGTDLDGAIKTMQAAKQKGISRYVMLSAAYATDRSQWQTPAIQSIRDYYIAKHYADLYLINESGLNYTIVQPGTLTETPATGKATFADKQFTDNAIPDVADVITQATHANNTIGKVILMHGGDTPIKDAIAAL; this comes from the coding sequence ATGCGTATTATCGTTATCGGTGCCAGCGGTCGGGTTGGCCAGGACGTCGTGAAGGACTTGCAGGCAAATGGTGACCACGTGATTGCCACTTCCCGTCACCCGCAGAACTTAGGTGACGAACAGATTGCCCTCGATTTGCACGAAGAAGCCGGCGAACTCGCCAAGCAGCTGCCAGACGCAGACGCCATTGTCTTCACTGCCGGTTCCGGCGGTCGCGACCTGATGGGAACTGACCTGGATGGTGCGATTAAGACCATGCAGGCAGCCAAGCAAAAGGGCATTTCACGTTATGTTATGTTGAGTGCCGCTTACGCCACCGACCGTAGCCAGTGGCAGACGCCTGCCATCCAAAGCATTCGTGACTACTACATTGCCAAGCACTACGCTGACTTGTACCTCATCAATGAAAGCGGCTTGAATTATACTATCGTCCAGCCCGGTACACTGACAGAGACGCCTGCAACGGGCAAGGCAACCTTTGCGGACAAACAATTTACGGATAATGCCATCCCCGATGTGGCTGATGTGATCACGCAGGCAACGCACGCTAACAATACGATTGGCAAGGTAATCCTGATGCATGGTGGTGACACGCCGATTAAGGACGCGATTGCGGCATTGTAA
- a CDS encoding nitroreductase family protein: MDESALQHRSIRRYKDQPLTTAQINALVAVAQATASSKFMQQFSLIHISDPTLKQAIADLTTHDFVADPGDLFVFVIDQARNVALVQGSGKSIHQLTNWDALFGGLFDATLAAQNMVAAAERSGLGTVFLGSILNDPAQMIQLLHLPKYTFPLLGLKVGVPDEAPELKPRLPRVLMFAENSYPQSNAADMDAYNTQLHAYYAARSWGNKDTDYRQSMITHLAGALHHRDDIGKILRQQGFDLPE, encoded by the coding sequence ATGGACGAGTCAGCTTTGCAACACCGCTCAATTCGGCGGTACAAGGACCAGCCCCTGACAACTGCACAAATCAACGCGCTGGTTGCCGTCGCGCAGGCCACCGCTAGCAGCAAATTTATGCAGCAGTTCAGCTTGATTCACATCAGCGACCCCACACTAAAGCAGGCAATCGCAGACCTCACGACGCACGATTTTGTTGCCGACCCCGGAGACCTCTTCGTCTTCGTGATTGATCAGGCGCGCAACGTCGCGTTGGTCCAGGGCAGTGGTAAGTCCATCCACCAGTTAACCAACTGGGATGCACTCTTTGGCGGTCTCTTCGACGCCACCCTGGCCGCGCAAAACATGGTCGCTGCAGCCGAACGTAGCGGACTCGGAACGGTTTTCCTCGGTAGCATCCTCAACGACCCAGCGCAAATGATTCAGTTGTTGCATCTACCCAAGTACACCTTCCCGCTCCTTGGACTCAAGGTGGGCGTGCCTGATGAAGCGCCAGAATTAAAGCCGCGGCTACCGCGAGTGCTCATGTTTGCGGAGAACAGTTATCCGCAGTCCAACGCCGCCGACATGGACGCCTACAACACACAACTGCACGCGTACTATGCGGCACGGAGCTGGGGTAACAAGGATACGGACTACCGCCAGTCCATGATTACCCACCTCGCAGGCGCCCTGCACCACCGCGATGATATCGGCAAGATTCTGCGGCAACAGGGCTTTGATTTACCTGAATAG